One Neisseria sicca genomic region harbors:
- a CDS encoding DUF924 family protein, producing MTPQTVLDFWFAEENRPFLFAKNDEFDAKIRARFFDVWQQAARGELAHWRDTLQGKLAEIILLDQFSRNLFRNSPQAFAQDLAALILAQEAVRQPGFADLLPHERHFMLMPLMHSESQVVHEQAVPLFERYTDGHALDFEIKHKVIIDRFGRYPHRNAVLGRESTEEEAEFLKQEGSSF from the coding sequence ATGACACCCCAAACCGTCTTAGACTTCTGGTTTGCCGAAGAAAACCGTCCTTTTCTGTTTGCCAAAAACGATGAATTCGATGCCAAGATTCGCGCGCGATTTTTTGATGTCTGGCAACAGGCGGCCCGTGGCGAGCTTGCACACTGGCGCGACACCCTGCAAGGCAAGCTCGCCGAAATCATCCTGCTCGACCAATTCTCGCGCAACCTGTTTCGCAACAGTCCTCAAGCATTTGCCCAAGATTTGGCCGCTCTCATCCTTGCCCAAGAAGCCGTCCGTCAGCCCGGTTTCGCCGACCTCCTGCCGCACGAACGCCATTTCATGCTCATGCCGTTGATGCACAGCGAAAGCCAAGTTGTCCACGAACAAGCCGTTCCGCTGTTTGAACGCTATACCGACGGACACGCATTGGATTTTGAAATCAAACACAAAGTCATCATCGACCGCTTCGGACGCTATCCGCACCGCAATGCCGTATTGGGGCGTGAAAGCACGGAGGAAGAGGCGGAGTTTTTGAAACAGGAAGGTTCGTCATTTTAA
- the lpxB gene encoding lipid-A-disaccharide synthase yields MTTSLTIAMSVAEASGDLLGAHLISAIKKRCPDARFIGIGGERMKAEGFESLYDQEKLAVRGFVEVVKRLPEILKIRKGLVNDLIRIKPDVFVGIDAPDFNLWVEEKLKKTGIPTVHYVSPSVWAWRRERVNKIVHQVNRVLCLFPMEPQLYLDAGGKAEFVGHPMAQTMPVDVDQSSARLQLGVAPSIPVFALMPGSRVSEIDYMAPVFFQTALLLLKRYPQAQFLMPVATQATRRRISKILASAQFSDLPITLVDKQADTVCTAADVVLVTSGTATLEVALCKRPMVISYKISPLTYAYVKRKVKVPHVGLPNILLNKCAVPELLQHDATPEKLAEAMIYWYEHPEAVARLKQDFHELHLLLRKDTDTLVANAVLEEAGFFNS; encoded by the coding sequence CATCGGGTGATCTGCTTGGTGCACATCTTATTAGTGCGATTAAAAAACGTTGTCCTGATGCAAGATTTATTGGTATCGGTGGCGAGCGTATGAAGGCGGAAGGATTTGAAAGTCTTTATGACCAAGAAAAATTGGCAGTACGAGGCTTTGTTGAGGTAGTTAAACGTTTGCCCGAAATATTGAAAATCCGAAAAGGTCTGGTTAATGACCTTATTCGTATAAAACCGGATGTTTTTGTTGGGATTGATGCACCTGATTTTAATCTTTGGGTGGAAGAGAAACTTAAGAAAACGGGTATTCCAACGGTTCACTATGTCAGTCCTTCTGTTTGGGCGTGGAGACGTGAACGGGTGAACAAAATTGTTCATCAAGTTAACCGGGTGTTGTGCCTTTTCCCAATGGAACCACAGCTCTATTTAGATGCCGGTGGTAAGGCTGAGTTTGTCGGTCATCCGATGGCACAAACCATGCCTGTAGATGTTGATCAATCTTCTGCGCGTCTCCAGTTGGGAGTTGCACCGTCTATCCCAGTATTTGCCTTGATGCCCGGCAGTCGTGTTAGCGAAATTGATTACATGGCTCCTGTATTTTTTCAAACCGCATTACTTCTGTTGAAGCGTTACCCACAGGCGCAGTTTCTGATGCCGGTTGCTACGCAGGCAACCCGCCGTCGTATATCAAAAATTCTTGCATCTGCGCAATTTTCGGACCTTCCCATTACATTAGTCGATAAACAAGCAGATACTGTTTGTACTGCGGCAGATGTGGTTTTGGTGACTAGCGGGACGGCAACGCTGGAAGTGGCTTTGTGCAAACGTCCTATGGTGATTAGCTATAAGATATCTCCTCTGACTTATGCTTATGTGAAGCGTAAAGTTAAAGTGCCACATGTCGGTTTACCCAATATTTTGCTGAACAAATGCGCTGTTCCAGAGCTTTTGCAACATGATGCGACGCCTGAAAAACTGGCAGAAGCCATGATTTATTGGTATGAACATCCGGAAGCAGTTGCCCGTTTGAAACAAGATTTTCATGAGCTGCATTTATTATTGAGAAAAGATACCGATACACTGGTGGCAAATGCTGTGTTGGAAGAAGCAGGTTTTTTCAACTCTTAG
- the minC gene encoding septum site-determining protein MinC — protein MKPAFDIKSARLDVLAIHLHTADLTELEEFLRQRAGQYQELDVVPFVLDVQDFDHPESLDIGSMISLFARYGMQILGLRHESEYWASFAARYHLVFSRSDKSEPQQPKINQEPAPVQATVISNPTVLISTPVRTGQQVYAENGDLIVTGIVSQGAELIADGNIHIYAPMRGRALAGAKGNTNARIFIHSMQAELVSVAGIYRNFEQDLPDHLHKKAVQVSLQDNRLVISAIDTD, from the coding sequence ATGAAACCCGCCTTCGACATAAAGTCAGCCCGGCTTGACGTGCTGGCTATTCACCTGCATACCGCAGACTTGACCGAGCTGGAAGAATTTTTGCGCCAACGCGCCGGTCAATACCAAGAATTGGATGTCGTCCCCTTCGTTTTGGATGTGCAGGATTTTGACCATCCCGAGTCATTGGACATCGGTTCCATGATTTCCCTTTTCGCCCGTTACGGCATGCAGATTCTGGGGCTGCGCCACGAAAGCGAATATTGGGCATCCTTTGCAGCACGTTACCATTTGGTTTTCAGCCGTAGCGACAAATCCGAGCCGCAACAGCCCAAAATCAACCAAGAGCCTGCACCCGTTCAGGCAACGGTCATCAGCAATCCGACCGTCCTCATCAGTACTCCCGTCCGCACCGGACAACAGGTTTACGCGGAAAACGGCGACCTTATCGTGACCGGCATCGTCAGCCAAGGTGCGGAACTCATTGCCGACGGAAACATTCATATTTATGCGCCCATGCGCGGCAGGGCTCTGGCAGGCGCGAAAGGCAACACCAACGCGCGCATCTTCATCCACTCCATGCAGGCGGAACTGGTCTCCGTAGCGGGCATCTACCGCAATTTCGAACAAGACCTGCCCGACCACCTGCACAAAAAAGCCGTACAGGTTTCATTGCAAGACAACCGCCTGGTTATCAGCGCAATCGACACAGATTAA
- a CDS encoding acyl-CoA thioesterase: protein MNIRVRNYHLDGYGHVNNARYLEFLEEARWAFFEEHGLLSEIDGLMLVVVRTDIRYRRAAVDGDILRFEGRLKELTSRHIILTQNIVLPSGKNAVEAESTLMVVSAESGRSISIPEPLFTLLKQYAEA from the coding sequence ATGAATATCCGCGTCCGCAATTACCATCTTGACGGCTACGGTCATGTCAACAACGCGCGCTATCTCGAATTTCTCGAAGAAGCGCGCTGGGCGTTTTTTGAGGAACACGGTTTATTGTCCGAAATCGACGGCTTGATGCTGGTGGTTGTCCGCACCGACATCCGTTATCGCCGTGCCGCCGTCGATGGCGACATATTACGCTTTGAAGGTCGTCTGAAAGAGCTGACCTCGCGCCATATTATCCTCACTCAAAACATCGTTTTGCCCAGCGGTAAAAATGCTGTTGAAGCCGAAAGCACTTTGATGGTCGTTAGCGCAGAAAGCGGGCGAAGCATCAGCATTCCCGAACCTCTCTTTACCCTTTTAAAACAATACGCCGAAGCATGA
- a CDS encoding SH3 domain-containing protein has translation MALKNKQFLYFIFVGFILSVFQLTFAQGVPQKGMLWVYWGKSLDGNTRSQRVLYFDFIPEDTKISNQNRISLNLSKSQQAVVLKELVLPPNFYVYQEDSVKQPAQITMGKVDTEVICDGKYYSAKLIKFEKIPKTTAKQIPDSGCIYSLIMNNDFIVKSTDSHKVNLRSQPDAHADIIKRLDDNAIVEKLKTVRKDWYLVQLKDTATQGYVHKSQLERVD, from the coding sequence ATGGCTTTGAAAAATAAACAATTTCTTTATTTTATTTTTGTCGGCTTTATTTTGAGCGTATTTCAGCTGACATTTGCACAAGGCGTTCCTCAAAAAGGCATGCTGTGGGTTTATTGGGGTAAAAGTTTAGATGGTAATACTCGGAGTCAAAGGGTTTTATATTTTGACTTTATCCCTGAAGACACCAAAATATCGAATCAAAACCGAATCTCCCTTAATTTGAGCAAATCGCAGCAAGCTGTTGTTTTGAAAGAATTGGTGCTTCCGCCGAATTTTTACGTTTATCAGGAAGATTCTGTCAAACAGCCGGCCCAAATTACTATGGGCAAAGTGGATACGGAAGTCATTTGTGACGGTAAATATTATTCTGCCAAACTTATAAAATTTGAAAAAATCCCAAAAACAACAGCGAAACAAATCCCTGATTCGGGCTGTATTTACTCGTTGATTATGAATAATGATTTCATCGTTAAATCCACAGATAGCCATAAGGTTAATCTCAGGAGCCAACCGGATGCCCATGCCGACATAATCAAACGCTTGGACGACAACGCCATAGTAGAAAAATTGAAAACCGTTCGTAAGGATTGGTACCTCGTTCAATTAAAAGATACGGCTACCCAAGGATATGTTCATAAAAGTCAGTTGGAGCGGGTGGATTAA
- the minD gene encoding septum site-determining protein MinD: protein MTKIIVVTSGKGGVGKTTTSASIATGLALRGHKTAVIDFDVGLRNLDLIMGCERRVVYDLVNVIQGEATLTQALIKDKNCENLFILPASQTRDKDALTREGVEKVMQELSSDKMGFEYIICDSPAGIEQGALMALYFADEAIVTTNPEVSSVRDSDRILGILQSKSRKAEQGGTVKEHLLITRYSPERVNKGEMLSVQDICDILRIPLIGVIPESQNVLQASNAGEPVIHQDSATAAEAYKDVIARLLGENREMRFLEAEKKGFFKRLFGG, encoded by the coding sequence GTGACAAAAATCATCGTAGTAACTTCAGGCAAAGGCGGCGTAGGCAAAACCACGACCAGCGCCAGTATCGCAACCGGACTGGCTCTGCGCGGCCACAAAACAGCCGTCATCGACTTTGACGTCGGCTTGCGCAACCTTGACTTGATTATGGGTTGCGAACGACGCGTCGTTTACGACCTGGTTAACGTTATCCAAGGCGAAGCCACGCTCACCCAGGCCCTGATTAAAGACAAAAACTGCGAAAACCTCTTTATCCTGCCCGCATCGCAAACCCGCGACAAAGACGCGCTGACCCGTGAAGGCGTTGAGAAAGTCATGCAGGAATTGAGCAGTGACAAAATGGGATTCGAATACATCATCTGCGACTCCCCCGCCGGTATCGAACAAGGCGCATTGATGGCGCTCTACTTCGCCGACGAAGCCATCGTCACCACCAACCCCGAAGTATCCAGCGTCCGCGACTCCGACCGTATCTTGGGCATCCTGCAAAGCAAATCCCGCAAAGCCGAACAAGGTGGCACGGTCAAAGAACACCTGCTGATTACCCGCTACTCGCCCGAGCGCGTCAACAAAGGCGAAATGCTGTCCGTACAAGATATTTGCGACATCTTGCGCATCCCGCTCATCGGAGTCATTCCCGAATCGCAAAACGTCCTGCAAGCGTCCAATGCCGGCGAACCCGTCATCCACCAAGACAGCGCAACTGCCGCAGAAGCCTACAAAGACGTTATCGCGCGCCTCTTGGGTGAAAACCGTGAAATGCGTTTCCTCGAAGCCGAGAAAAAAGGCTTCTTCAAACGGCTGTTCGGAGGCTAA
- a CDS encoding TlpA family protein disulfide reductase: MKKLITIAAVAIIGALLAFVLVPENKPAPAFSLSDLQGKPVSNADLQGKVSFINFWFPSCPGCVSEMPKVIKMSKDYQGKDFQVLGIAQPIDPLESVNQYVKEYGLPFTVMFDADKAAAQAFGTQVYPTSFLINKKGEILKTFVGEPDFAALYQEIDKELAK; this comes from the coding sequence ATGAAAAAGCTCATTACCATTGCCGCAGTCGCCATTATCGGCGCGCTGCTCGCCTTCGTCCTCGTCCCGGAAAACAAACCTGCTCCCGCATTCTCTTTGTCTGACCTGCAAGGTAAACCGGTGTCCAACGCCGATTTGCAAGGCAAAGTCAGCTTCATCAATTTCTGGTTCCCCTCCTGCCCGGGCTGTGTCAGCGAAATGCCCAAAGTCATCAAAATGTCCAAAGACTATCAAGGCAAAGACTTCCAAGTCCTCGGCATTGCCCAGCCGATAGACCCGTTGGAAAGCGTAAACCAATACGTCAAAGAATACGGCTTGCCTTTTACCGTCATGTTTGATGCCGATAAAGCTGCCGCCCAAGCGTTCGGTACACAGGTTTACCCGACTTCTTTCCTGATCAATAAAAAAGGCGAAATCCTGAAAACCTTTGTCGGCGAGCCAGACTTCGCCGCGCTTTATCAGGAAATCGACAAAGAATTGGCGAAGTAA
- the minE gene encoding cell division topological specificity factor MinE, producing the protein MSLMDMLFGRKPKTAAVARDRLQIIIAQERAQEGQAPDYLPTLRKELLEVLSKYVNVSLDDIRISQEKQDGMDVLELNITLPEQKTEQKKA; encoded by the coding sequence ATGTCATTAATGGATATGTTGTTCGGCAGAAAACCGAAAACCGCCGCCGTTGCACGCGACCGCCTGCAAATCATCATTGCCCAAGAGCGCGCGCAAGAAGGTCAAGCGCCCGACTACCTGCCGACCCTGCGCAAAGAATTGCTTGAAGTATTGTCCAAATACGTCAACGTTTCCTTGGACGACATCCGCATTTCCCAAGAAAAGCAGGACGGTATGGACGTTCTCGAATTGAACATCACCTTGCCTGAACAAAAAACGGAACAGAAAAAGGCTTAA
- the tldD gene encoding metalloprotease TldD, protein MPYNQAPSFPSLEGRLKTMHSTYATVQRDLLEANHLSPELLAKSLSIIGEHHVDYADIYCQRTAFESWHLEEGIVKSGSFQIDQGVGVRAVSGEKTAFAYADSLCIDSINRSAQAVRVIGAAGGEASVKVPSAAYGKSVHAVLNPIIGLDSAAKVALLNKVETLAKAADPRIVQVMAGLTCEYDMIYIARLDGRHAADIRPMVRLNVTVIAKQGDRREQGSAGGGGRYDLAYFDETLVRQFVDSAVKQALINLESRPAPAGEMTVVLGNGWPGVLLHEAVGHGLEGDFNRKETSVFSGRIGERVAAKGVTVVDQGDIVDRRGSLNIDDEGNETRRTVLIEDGILVGYMQDETNARLMGTQSTGNGRRESYASAPMPRMTNTFMENGGYEPDEIIASIDKGIYAVNFGGGQVDITSGKFVFSASEAWWVEGGKLQYPVKGATIIGNGPEVLKHVSMIGNDTALDSGVGVCGKDGQSVPVGVGQPTLRIDAGLTVGGSEI, encoded by the coding sequence ATGCCGTATAATCAAGCCCCAAGTTTCCCCAGCCTTGAAGGTCGTCTGAAAACCATGCACTCAACTTACGCTACCGTACAGCGCGATTTGCTCGAAGCCAATCACCTTTCCCCTGAGCTGCTCGCCAAAAGCCTGAGCATCATCGGCGAGCATCACGTCGATTACGCCGACATCTATTGCCAGCGCACTGCTTTTGAAAGCTGGCATTTGGAAGAGGGCATCGTCAAATCGGGCAGTTTCCAAATCGATCAGGGGGTGGGCGTGCGTGCTGTTTCGGGCGAAAAAACCGCTTTTGCCTATGCGGACAGTTTGTGTATCGATTCGATCAACCGTTCCGCCCAAGCCGTCCGCGTCATCGGCGCGGCAGGCGGCGAAGCTTCTGTCAAAGTGCCGTCCGCCGCATACGGCAAATCCGTCCATGCGGTGCTGAATCCCATTATCGGTCTTGATTCCGCCGCCAAAGTTGCTTTATTGAACAAAGTGGAAACGCTTGCCAAAGCCGCCGATCCGCGCATTGTGCAAGTGATGGCGGGGCTGACCTGCGAATACGACATGATTTATATCGCCCGCCTCGACGGCAGGCACGCCGCCGACATCCGTCCGATGGTGCGCCTGAATGTTACCGTCATCGCCAAACAGGGCGACCGGCGCGAACAGGGCAGCGCGGGCGGCGGCGGTCGCTACGACTTGGCTTATTTTGATGAAACTTTGGTGCGGCAGTTTGTCGATTCCGCGGTCAAACAAGCCTTGATTAATCTCGAATCCCGCCCTGCGCCCGCAGGGGAAATGACCGTTGTCTTGGGCAACGGCTGGCCGGGCGTGTTGCTGCATGAAGCCGTCGGACACGGCTTGGAAGGCGATTTCAACCGCAAAGAAACCAGCGTCTTTTCAGGCAGAATCGGCGAGCGCGTTGCCGCCAAAGGCGTTACCGTCGTAGACCAAGGAGACATTGTCGACAGGCGCGGTTCGCTCAATATCGACGACGAAGGCAACGAAACACGCCGCACCGTATTGATTGAAGACGGCATCTTGGTCGGCTATATGCAGGACGAAACCAACGCCCGCCTGATGGGTACGCAATCCACCGGCAACGGCCGCCGCGAAAGCTATGCCTCCGCCCCTATGCCGCGCATGACCAATACCTTCATGGAAAACGGCGGCTACGAACCCGACGAAATCATCGCGTCCATCGATAAAGGCATTTACGCCGTCAATTTCGGCGGCGGACAGGTGGACATCACCAGCGGCAAATTCGTCTTCAGCGCATCCGAAGCGTGGTGGGTCGAAGGCGGCAAACTGCAATATCCTGTCAAAGGCGCGACCATCATCGGCAACGGGCCGGAAGTGTTGAAACATGTTTCCATGATAGGCAACGATACCGCGTTGGACAGCGGTGTCGGTGTGTGCGGCAAAGATGGGCAAAGCGTTCCTGTCGGCGTCGGACAACCGACCTTGCGGATTGATGCTGGGTTGACCGTTGGCGGTAGCGAGATTTAA
- a CDS encoding hydrogen peroxide-inducible genes activator: MTLTELRYIVAVAQERHFGRAARRCFVSQPTLSIAIKKLEEELSVSLFDRSSNDIITTEAGERIVAQARRVLEEAELIKHLASEEQNELEGAFKLGLIFTVAPYLLPKLIISLRETAPKMPLMLEENYTHILTESLKRGDVDAIVVAEPFQEPGIVTEPLYDEPFFVIVPKGHHFEELDAVTPQMLSEEQVLLLTEGNCMRDQVLSSCSELAAKQKIQGLTNTLQGSSINTIRHMVASGLAISVMPATALTENDHLLFSIIPFSGSVPHRRVVLAYRRNFVRPKALTALRTAILNSHLHGVTFVQE; encoded by the coding sequence ATGACCTTGACCGAATTGCGTTACATCGTAGCCGTCGCGCAGGAACGTCATTTCGGACGTGCCGCGCGCCGCTGCTTTGTCAGCCAGCCCACCCTTTCCATCGCCATCAAAAAGCTGGAAGAAGAGCTGTCGGTATCCCTGTTTGACCGCAGCAGCAACGACATCATCACCACCGAAGCGGGCGAGCGCATCGTTGCCCAAGCCCGCCGCGTGTTGGAAGAAGCCGAGCTGATCAAGCACCTTGCCAGCGAAGAGCAAAACGAATTGGAAGGCGCATTCAAACTCGGTCTGATTTTTACCGTCGCCCCCTACCTTCTGCCCAAGCTCATCATTTCCCTGCGCGAAACCGCGCCGAAAATGCCCCTGATGCTTGAAGAGAACTACACGCACATCCTGACCGAATCGCTCAAGCGCGGCGACGTCGATGCCATCGTAGTCGCAGAACCCTTCCAAGAGCCTGGCATCGTCACCGAGCCGCTGTATGACGAGCCTTTCTTCGTCATCGTCCCCAAAGGACACCATTTCGAAGAACTCGATGCCGTTACGCCGCAGATGTTGAGCGAAGAGCAGGTCTTGTTGCTGACTGAAGGCAACTGTATGCGCGATCAGGTCTTATCAAGCTGCTCCGAGCTGGCCGCCAAGCAGAAAATCCAAGGTCTGACCAACACCCTGCAAGGCAGCTCCATCAACACCATCCGCCACATGGTTGCCAGCGGTCTCGCCATCAGCGTCATGCCCGCTACCGCACTGACCGAGAACGACCATTTGCTGTTCAGCATCATCCCGTTTTCAGGCTCCGTTCCGCACCGCCGCGTCGTTTTGGCATACCGTCGGAACTTCGTCCGCCCCAAAGCATTGACTGCCTTACGGACCGCCATCCTCAATTCCCATCTTCACGGCGTTACTTTTGTCCAAGAGTAA
- a CDS encoding SlyX family protein codes for MSEMDELEHRITELEIQTALQEDLIGSLNDTVAKMQQTLDLQQAQLRLLYQKMQDKGANGEREPYSLRDEIPPHY; via the coding sequence ATGAGCGAAATGGACGAATTGGAACACCGCATCACCGAGCTGGAAATCCAAACCGCGCTTCAGGAAGACTTAATCGGCAGCCTGAACGATACGGTGGCGAAAATGCAGCAGACGCTGGATTTACAGCAGGCGCAGTTAAGGCTGCTTTATCAGAAAATGCAGGACAAAGGCGCAAACGGAGAGCGTGAACCTTACAGCCTGCGTGATGAAATTCCGCCGCATTATTGA
- a CDS encoding Na+/H+ antiporter family protein, which produces MNAVVVAVIVMLVLSLSRVHVVLSLTVGAFVGGLVAGMPLENIVDTAGNVTQSGIIPVFNEGLKGGARISLSYAMLGAFAMAITYSGLPQQLAGGIIRKLNNSQDAVKGESSVKWTLLLIILAMGIMSQNVVPIHIAFIPMIIPPLLLVFNRLKVDRRLVACVITFGLVTTYMFLPYGFGAIFLNDILLGNIKSAGMDVKDISVMHAMAIPALGMVAGLLAAFVHYRKSRIYQTNTVDTEDNREASEQPQPSAYRSLVAAIAIGVCFAIQLMYKDSLVLGAMLGFAVFMMLGVMNRNAASDVFGEGIKMMAMVGFIMIAAQGFAAVMTATGEIKPLVEHSMQLFGGNKGMAAFAMLFVGLLVTMGIGSSFSTLPIITAIYVPLCISLGFSPLATVAIVGTAGALGDAGSPASDSTLGPTMGLNADGQHDHIRDSVIPTFIHYNIPLMIAGWIAAMVL; this is translated from the coding sequence ATGAATGCCGTAGTGGTTGCAGTAATCGTTATGCTCGTGTTGTCGCTATCGCGGGTACACGTCGTATTGAGCCTGACTGTCGGTGCGTTCGTCGGCGGACTGGTGGCGGGAATGCCGCTGGAAAACATCGTGGATACGGCGGGCAATGTAACGCAGTCGGGGATTATTCCCGTGTTTAACGAAGGCTTGAAGGGCGGCGCGCGGATTTCTTTGTCTTATGCGATGCTCGGTGCGTTTGCGATGGCGATTACTTATTCCGGGCTGCCGCAACAGCTTGCGGGTGGCATTATCCGCAAACTCAACAACAGTCAGGATGCAGTAAAAGGCGAGAGTTCGGTGAAATGGACGCTGTTGCTGATTATTTTGGCGATGGGCATCATGAGTCAAAACGTCGTGCCTATCCATATCGCGTTTATTCCGATGATTATTCCGCCGCTTTTGCTGGTGTTTAACCGTTTGAAAGTCGACCGCCGCCTGGTGGCGTGTGTGATTACGTTCGGTTTGGTGACGACTTATATGTTCCTGCCTTACGGCTTCGGTGCGATTTTCTTGAACGACATCCTCTTGGGCAACATCAAATCTGCGGGCATGGATGTAAAAGACATCAGTGTCATGCACGCGATGGCGATTCCTGCGCTGGGTATGGTGGCGGGGCTGCTGGCGGCGTTTGTCCACTACCGCAAATCACGCATTTATCAAACCAATACTGTCGATACGGAAGACAACCGCGAAGCATCCGAACAGCCCCAGCCTTCGGCTTACCGCAGTCTGGTGGCGGCAATCGCGATCGGTGTGTGTTTTGCGATTCAGTTGATGTATAAAGATTCGCTGGTGTTGGGCGCGATGTTGGGTTTTGCCGTCTTCATGATGCTCGGTGTGATGAACCGCAATGCTGCCAGTGATGTGTTCGGCGAAGGCATCAAAATGATGGCGATGGTCGGTTTCATCATGATTGCGGCGCAAGGTTTTGCGGCAGTCATGACCGCGACAGGCGAAATCAAACCGCTGGTCGAACACAGTATGCAGCTTTTCGGCGGCAATAAAGGCATGGCGGCATTTGCCATGTTGTTTGTCGGATTGTTGGTCACCATGGGTATCGGCTCTTCTTTCTCCACCTTGCCGATTATTACCGCGATTTATGTGCCACTGTGTATCAGCCTCGGCTTCTCGCCGCTGGCAACCGTCGCCATCGTCGGTACGGCAGGTGCATTGGGCGACGCCGGTTCGCCCGCGTCCGACTCGACGCTCGGCCCGACCATGGGTTTGAACGCCGATGGGCAACACGACCACATCCGCGACTCTGTCATCCCAACCTTTATCCACTACAATATCCCGCTGATGATTGCGGGCTGGATTGCCGCGATGGTGCTGTAA